A single Nocardioides bizhenqiangii DNA region contains:
- a CDS encoding response regulator transcription factor: MSGRRRLRVVIAEDAVLLREGLVGILERAGHEVVAAVDDADALLAFVAHTTPDVVVTDIRMPPDHSDEGLRAAAAIRAAHPGIAIMVLSAYVADAYVAELLDSTPGGGVGYLLKDRVGHVREFLDSLDRVADGGTVVDPQVVRQLLQRRRTDGPLAALTEREHEVLALMAEGRTNGSIAEVLVVSEAAVRKHVGNIFAKLHLEPGSDRRVSAVLAYLRG; encoded by the coding sequence ATGTCCGGTCGACGCAGGCTGAGGGTGGTCATCGCGGAGGACGCCGTGCTCCTCCGCGAGGGACTCGTCGGGATCCTGGAACGCGCCGGCCACGAGGTGGTCGCGGCCGTCGACGATGCCGACGCGCTGCTGGCCTTCGTCGCCCACACCACGCCCGACGTCGTCGTCACCGACATCCGGATGCCGCCCGACCACTCCGACGAGGGCCTCCGCGCCGCCGCCGCGATCCGGGCCGCCCATCCCGGCATCGCGATCATGGTGCTCTCGGCGTACGTCGCCGACGCCTACGTCGCCGAGCTGCTCGACTCCACCCCTGGTGGCGGGGTCGGCTACCTGCTCAAGGACCGGGTCGGTCACGTCCGCGAGTTCCTCGACAGCCTGGATCGGGTCGCCGACGGCGGCACCGTGGTCGATCCGCAGGTGGTGCGCCAGCTGCTCCAGCGCCGCCGCACCGACGGTCCGCTCGCCGCGCTCACCGAGCGCGAGCACGAGGTGCTCGCGTTGATGGCCGAGGGCCGCACCAACGGCTCCATCGCCGAGGTACTGGTCGTCAGCGAGGCCGCGGTCCGCAAGCACGTCGGCAACATCTTCGCCAAGCTGCACCTCGAGCCGGGCTCGGACCGCCGGGTCTCGGCCGTGCTGGCATACCTGCGCGGCTGA
- a CDS encoding sugar ABC transporter ATP-binding protein, protein MSIDFEKEAEVAHPAQLPALEVRGLVKHYPGVKALDGVDLVVKQHEVVGLAGENGAGKSTLLKALVGLVRPDAGDIYVRGERVKLRSVVDAADHGIGMVFQEQSLVPNLTAAENIVLGSEGPGVRRGIYRWDAMRKLAQEQLDKIGSDIDPLARTDTLTFADRQMVEIAKVLRIEQRSQHPPVIILDEPTSVLESKEIETLFTQIRRLREFASVVFVSHRLDEVLDVCDRVSVLRGGRSVGDVEAAGAAPAELHRMMIGSTGSDDHYHGTAARRTDEPLEPMLTVRGLSGKTFRDVDLDVRAGEIVGIVGVHGSGREDLCRALFGAEPTMAGEVTLDGKKLDLSGTRAACAAGIGYVPAERKIEGMVGPMSVAENMTLTKQKSRCSGPLVSPKKQAKVVDRWMERLSIRAPHRGTAIQRLSGGNQQKVVLARWLVAGDIRLLLLDHPTRGLDIGARSEVYRLMRELANNGVATVLLADSLEEAIGMSDRIVVMSDGRVTTEVGCRPGAKPTPLDLVKEMV, encoded by the coding sequence GTGAGCATCGATTTCGAGAAGGAGGCCGAGGTGGCGCACCCGGCCCAGCTGCCCGCCCTCGAGGTCCGGGGACTCGTCAAGCACTACCCGGGCGTCAAGGCACTCGACGGCGTCGACCTCGTCGTCAAGCAGCACGAGGTGGTCGGCCTCGCCGGCGAGAACGGCGCCGGTAAGTCGACGCTCCTCAAGGCGCTCGTCGGCCTGGTCCGTCCCGACGCGGGCGACATCTATGTCCGCGGCGAACGGGTCAAGCTGCGCAGCGTCGTCGACGCCGCCGATCACGGCATCGGGATGGTGTTCCAGGAGCAGTCCCTCGTCCCGAACCTCACCGCTGCCGAGAACATCGTCCTGGGTTCGGAGGGACCCGGCGTCCGCCGCGGGATCTACCGCTGGGACGCCATGCGCAAGCTGGCGCAGGAGCAGCTGGACAAGATCGGCTCCGACATCGACCCGCTCGCGCGCACCGACACGCTCACCTTCGCGGACCGGCAGATGGTCGAGATCGCGAAGGTGTTGCGCATCGAGCAGCGCAGCCAGCACCCGCCGGTGATCATCCTCGACGAGCCCACGTCGGTCCTCGAGTCGAAGGAGATCGAGACCCTCTTCACCCAGATCCGCCGGCTGCGCGAGTTCGCCTCCGTCGTCTTCGTCTCGCACCGCCTCGACGAGGTGCTCGACGTCTGCGACCGGGTCAGCGTGCTGCGCGGGGGCAGGTCCGTCGGCGACGTCGAGGCGGCCGGCGCCGCACCGGCGGAGCTGCATCGGATGATGATCGGGTCGACCGGCTCCGACGACCACTACCACGGCACCGCCGCCCGCCGGACCGACGAGCCGCTCGAGCCGATGCTCACGGTCCGCGGCCTGTCGGGCAAGACGTTCCGCGACGTCGACCTCGACGTGCGCGCAGGTGAGATCGTCGGGATCGTCGGAGTCCACGGCTCCGGTCGGGAGGACCTGTGCCGGGCCCTGTTCGGCGCCGAGCCGACGATGGCCGGCGAGGTCACCCTCGACGGCAAGAAGCTCGACCTGTCCGGCACCCGCGCCGCCTGCGCCGCGGGCATCGGCTACGTACCGGCCGAACGGAAGATCGAGGGCATGGTCGGGCCGATGTCGGTGGCCGAGAACATGACCTTGACGAAGCAGAAGTCGCGTTGCTCCGGCCCGCTGGTCTCCCCGAAGAAGCAGGCGAAGGTCGTCGACCGCTGGATGGAGCGGCTCTCGATCCGGGCGCCGCACCGAGGCACCGCCATCCAGCGGCTCTCCGGCGGCAACCAGCAGAAGGTCGTCCTTGCTCGCTGGCTGGTGGCCGGGGACATCCGGCTGCTGCTGCTCGACCACCCGACTCGCGGCCTCGACATCGGGGCTCGCTCGGAGGTCTACCGACTCATGCGCGAGCTGGCCAACAACGGCGTCGCCACGGTGCTCCTCGCCGACAGTCTCGAGGAGGCGATCGGCATGTCCGACCGGATCGTCGTGATGAGCGACGGCCGCGTGACCACCGAGGTGGGCTGTCGGCCGGGCGCCAAGCCGACACCGCTCGACCTCGTCAAGGAGATGGTCTGA
- a CDS encoding sugar ABC transporter substrate-binding protein, whose amino-acid sequence MNLKSRPAVALLSLSLAAIALAGCSEESAGSDDGASAGNCDPADVQLLGQVRNESNPYEAAWLDGGDAFAESVGLTQERLTYDGDSTKQQDQIAQRLAGDTECLVMNILPNGDSDTPPIVEGAEEAGVHVVTQWNKPADMDPTEYDYWLSHITYNGVESGQQIGDALAEAIGGSGGIIALQGVLDTAAAKDRFAGLEESLAANPDVTLLDDQTANFSRAEALEVTKTLLTKHGDDVKGIWAANDDMALGALEALQQAGLEGEVAVVGIDAVPDALTAIENGTMTATVSSDGPWQGGVGLAIGYCVATGELSVDDIDDEHRAFYAEQFLITEENVAEFTSPETDTADFECDNVFDRAVGPLP is encoded by the coding sequence ATGAATCTGAAGTCACGCCCCGCTGTTGCTCTGCTGAGCCTTTCTCTCGCTGCCATCGCCCTCGCGGGCTGCAGCGAGGAATCCGCCGGCAGCGACGACGGCGCCAGCGCCGGCAACTGCGATCCGGCCGACGTCCAGCTGCTCGGGCAGGTGCGCAACGAGTCCAACCCCTACGAGGCGGCCTGGCTGGACGGCGGTGACGCGTTCGCCGAGTCGGTCGGCCTGACCCAGGAGCGCCTCACCTACGACGGCGACTCCACCAAGCAACAGGACCAGATCGCCCAGCGACTCGCCGGGGACACCGAGTGCCTGGTCATGAACATCCTGCCGAACGGCGACTCCGACACCCCGCCGATCGTCGAGGGCGCCGAGGAAGCCGGTGTCCACGTCGTCACCCAGTGGAACAAGCCGGCCGACATGGACCCGACCGAGTACGACTACTGGCTCAGCCACATCACCTACAACGGGGTGGAGTCCGGCCAGCAGATCGGCGACGCGCTGGCCGAGGCCATCGGTGGCTCCGGCGGCATCATCGCGCTGCAGGGAGTCCTCGACACGGCGGCTGCCAAGGACCGGTTCGCCGGCCTGGAGGAGTCGCTCGCGGCCAACCCTGACGTCACGCTGCTCGACGACCAGACCGCCAACTTCTCCCGGGCCGAGGCGCTCGAGGTCACCAAGACCCTGCTGACCAAGCACGGCGACGACGTCAAGGGCATCTGGGCCGCCAACGACGACATGGCGCTCGGTGCGCTCGAGGCGCTGCAGCAGGCCGGTCTCGAGGGCGAGGTTGCCGTCGTCGGCATCGACGCCGTGCCGGATGCGCTCACCGCCATCGAGAATGGCACCATGACAGCCACCGTCTCCAGCGACGGCCCGTGGCAGGGTGGTGTCGGTCTCGCGATCGGCTACTGCGTCGCCACCGGCGAGCTCTCCGTCGACGACATCGACGACGAGCACCGTGCGTTCTACGCCGAGCAGTTCCTCATCACCGAGGAGAACGTCGCCGAGTTCACGTCGCCGGAGACCGACACGGCCGACTTCGAGTGCGACAACGTCTTCGACCGCGCAGTGGGCCCGCTGCCGTGA
- a CDS encoding IclR family transcriptional regulator, with the protein MQLQKATSGNGAAGPVKSAARALDLLDEIAANGPGTQLQLSTRLNIPKSSLHALLRTMTERGWLQTDPTGSVYRLGIRSLVVSSAYLTGDPVLSRAAAVMDEISAATEETVNLGRLDGNHVIYTAKRESVHPLRMHSPVGRRLPAYSTALGRAILAEQPDHVRASLVPHDIAPITAHTVTDRDAVLTIIEDAARLGYAAESDESCVGVRCFGVALPFGRPTVDGLSVAVPMSRLDGGREDLIIETLLSVKARLSLEQDHTVVR; encoded by the coding sequence ATGCAGCTCCAGAAGGCGACGTCCGGCAACGGTGCTGCCGGACCCGTCAAGTCGGCGGCTCGTGCCCTCGACCTGCTCGACGAGATCGCAGCGAACGGCCCGGGCACCCAGCTGCAGCTGTCGACGCGGTTGAACATCCCCAAGAGCAGCCTGCACGCGCTGTTGCGGACCATGACCGAGCGCGGCTGGCTCCAGACCGATCCCACCGGCAGTGTCTACCGGCTGGGCATCCGGTCGCTGGTGGTCAGCTCGGCCTACCTGACCGGCGACCCGGTGCTGTCCCGCGCCGCGGCGGTGATGGACGAGATCTCTGCGGCCACGGAGGAGACGGTCAACCTCGGCCGCCTCGACGGCAACCACGTGATCTACACCGCCAAGCGTGAGTCGGTGCACCCCCTGCGCATGCACTCCCCCGTCGGTCGGCGGCTGCCGGCGTACTCCACCGCCCTCGGCCGGGCGATCCTGGCCGAGCAGCCCGACCACGTCCGCGCCAGCCTCGTGCCCCACGACATCGCGCCGATCACCGCGCACACGGTGACCGACCGGGACGCCGTGCTCACGATCATCGAGGACGCCGCGCGGCTGGGCTACGCCGCCGAGAGCGACGAGTCCTGCGTCGGCGTGCGCTGCTTCGGCGTCGCCCTCCCCTTCGGCCGTCCCACCGTCGACGGGCTGAGCGTCGCCGTGCCCATGAGCCGTCTCGACGGCGGCCGCGAGGACCTGATCATCGAGACGCTGCTGAGCGTCAAGGCCCGTCTCTCCCTCGAGCAGGACCACACCGTCGTCCGCTGA
- a CDS encoding VC0807 family protein, translating into MASHIAPSVLTRAESHPIAEEPHRPRLLAVIRRVSMSLLIAVVVPAVIFYSVFVLAGVWPAIIAALAWSYGAIAWRAATKRRVSGLLVLAAILLTGRTSLSVVADSTWLYFLQPIISDSVVAALFLLSLASTRPMVARLAGDFYPMDRELASRPRVRRLFWHLTMLWAVLGLAKASMTLWLLQSQSLDTFVLVKSVGTLTINVLAAFATIGLAALVARKEGLLGPTRLVIAGLRV; encoded by the coding sequence TTGGCTTCACACATCGCGCCGTCCGTCCTGACCCGCGCCGAGTCCCACCCCATTGCCGAGGAGCCGCACCGTCCGAGGCTGCTGGCGGTGATCCGGCGGGTCTCGATGAGCCTGCTGATCGCGGTCGTCGTCCCGGCGGTCATCTTCTACAGCGTCTTCGTGCTGGCCGGTGTCTGGCCAGCGATCATCGCCGCGCTCGCCTGGTCGTACGGCGCGATCGCGTGGCGGGCGGCAACCAAGCGGCGGGTCTCCGGCCTCCTGGTCCTCGCCGCGATCCTGCTGACGGGCCGGACCTCGCTGTCGGTGGTCGCGGACAGCACCTGGCTGTACTTCCTCCAGCCGATCATCAGCGACAGTGTCGTCGCCGCGTTGTTCCTGCTCTCGCTCGCCAGCACCCGGCCGATGGTGGCGCGGCTGGCCGGTGACTTCTACCCGATGGACCGCGAGCTGGCGTCCCGCCCGCGGGTCCGCCGGTTGTTCTGGCACCTGACCATGCTCTGGGCGGTGCTCGGGCTCGCCAAGGCCTCGATGACCCTCTGGCTGCTGCAGTCGCAGTCGCTGGACACGTTCGTGCTGGTGAAGAGCGTCGGCACGTTGACGATCAACGTGCTGGCCGCGTTCGCGACTATCGGGCTAGCGGCGCTGGTCGCCCGCAAGGAAGGCCTGCTCGGTCCGACGCGCCTGGTCATCGCCGGGCTCCGCGTCTGA
- a CDS encoding ABC transporter permease, which yields MSTPVITKPTADPAAKSGPTLAQRLTSFMPVIALVSLLAALSIADPDFFTQRSLTAAARTSSPLIVLAAGATLVVLCGGIDLSIAALASLSTVLFALWLPDIGGLTTFAVVAVAAAIGAVQGVAHVLLRIPSFIVTLGGMSIFSAVALVVSDAGPVRIVDREATSWLTMYVAGYVPVSFAVAIAVVAGIALVLKLTPLQTWITATGYSESAARLAGTPVDLVKIGAFCVSGGCAGLAAIMLVSRNFSGSPTMADNLLLPAVAAIVVGGTAITGGHGSVWRSLAGALVVSLLRVGLPIVGVPSAYEQILYGAIIVAAVALTLDRSKVLIIK from the coding sequence GTGTCCACACCCGTCATCACCAAGCCGACGGCCGACCCCGCCGCCAAGAGCGGCCCGACCCTCGCCCAGCGGCTCACGTCGTTCATGCCGGTCATCGCGCTGGTCTCACTGCTCGCCGCCCTCAGCATCGCCGACCCCGACTTCTTCACCCAGCGCAGCCTGACCGCGGCGGCGCGGACCTCCTCACCGCTCATCGTGCTCGCGGCGGGCGCCACGCTCGTCGTGCTCTGCGGCGGGATCGACCTCTCCATCGCCGCGCTGGCGTCGTTGTCGACGGTCCTCTTCGCGCTGTGGCTGCCCGACATCGGCGGACTCACCACGTTCGCCGTCGTCGCGGTCGCAGCCGCCATCGGTGCCGTCCAGGGCGTCGCCCACGTGCTGCTGCGGATCCCGTCCTTCATCGTGACGCTGGGTGGGATGAGCATCTTCTCCGCGGTCGCGCTCGTGGTCTCCGACGCCGGCCCGGTCCGGATCGTCGACCGGGAGGCCACGTCCTGGCTCACGATGTACGTCGCGGGCTACGTCCCCGTGTCGTTCGCCGTCGCCATCGCCGTGGTCGCCGGCATCGCGCTGGTCCTCAAGCTCACGCCCCTCCAGACGTGGATCACCGCCACGGGCTACTCCGAGTCGGCGGCTCGCCTCGCCGGCACCCCGGTCGACCTGGTGAAGATCGGCGCCTTCTGCGTCTCGGGAGGCTGCGCCGGCCTCGCCGCGATCATGCTGGTGTCGCGCAACTTCAGCGGCAGCCCGACCATGGCCGACAACCTGCTGCTGCCCGCCGTCGCGGCCATCGTCGTCGGCGGCACCGCGATCACCGGCGGCCACGGCAGCGTGTGGCGCAGCCTCGCGGGCGCGCTCGTCGTGAGCCTGCTCCGCGTCGGCCTCCCGATCGTCGGCGTGCCCTCGGCGTACGAGCAGATCCTCTACGGCGCGATCATCGTCGCCGCCGTCGCGCTGACCCTCGACCGATCGAAGGTGCTGATCATCAAGTAG
- the kduD gene encoding 2-dehydro-3-deoxy-D-gluconate 5-dehydrogenase KduD yields the protein MSTTQVRTERRSPFDLHGSCAVVTGAGRGLGQAVALGLARAGADLVLLGRPGNQSATCEQIVELGGEVEVVDLDVSDLDAVERVGSQLAAQRQVDVLVNNAGIIDRQDSVAVDAKAWSRVLDVNLTGLFFLTQQLGRPMVDRGRGKIVNIASLLSFQGGLRVASYAASKHGVAGITKALANEWAPHGVQVNAIAPGYIATDNTQPLRDDPDRSRSILERIPAGRWGTVDDIAGAAVFLSSSASDYVNGHVLVVDGGWMAR from the coding sequence GTGAGCACCACCCAGGTGCGCACCGAACGCCGGTCCCCGTTCGACCTGCACGGCAGCTGCGCGGTGGTGACGGGAGCCGGGCGCGGTCTCGGTCAGGCCGTGGCCCTCGGGCTGGCCCGCGCCGGCGCCGACCTGGTCCTGCTCGGCCGGCCGGGCAACCAGTCCGCAACCTGTGAGCAGATCGTCGAGCTGGGAGGTGAGGTCGAGGTCGTCGACCTCGACGTCAGCGACCTCGACGCCGTCGAGCGGGTCGGCTCGCAGCTGGCAGCGCAGCGTCAGGTCGACGTCCTCGTCAACAACGCGGGCATCATCGACCGGCAGGACTCCGTCGCCGTCGACGCAAAGGCGTGGAGCAGGGTGCTCGACGTCAACCTCACCGGACTGTTCTTCCTGACCCAGCAGCTCGGCCGTCCGATGGTCGACCGCGGGCGCGGCAAGATCGTCAACATCGCCAGCCTGCTGTCGTTCCAGGGCGGCCTCCGCGTGGCGTCGTACGCCGCCAGCAAGCACGGCGTCGCCGGCATCACCAAGGCACTGGCCAACGAGTGGGCCCCGCACGGGGTCCAGGTCAACGCGATCGCACCCGGCTACATCGCCACCGACAACACCCAGCCCCTGCGCGACGACCCCGACCGCTCCCGGTCGATCCTCGAGCGCATCCCCGCAGGGCGGTGGGGCACCGTGGACGACATCGCCGGTGCCGCCGTCTTCCTCAGCTCGTCTGCCTCCGACTACGTCAATGGGCACGTGCTCGTGGTCGACGGGGGGTGGATGGCCCGCTGA
- a CDS encoding sensor histidine kinase has translation MSPYPDAWTAVRGKPWRFLFSVWPWRSLAYLATTVPVGLATLAVLFLVLGVGLLTLVVVVGLLVLAGVPRVATVVAEVERRRLGLVLPHAIQPRSSTLRERLRAGRILPVAWPEVGYAVLLATILWVLDGVVLSFVITTPGVFLLAPWLVEIDQVAMFGWQIEGTREAWLVAVGIGLPALVVSAYAITALAAAQAALTRLLLDPQPARLAAAVAELRRSRVGLVDAFESERRRIERDLHDGVQQRLVALTMTLGRAELDVPEGPALDLVREAHQQAEGALEELRSTVRGIHPRVLTDHGLAAAVHEIADRSPVPVHTEIALSTRLPAPVETAAYFVVSEAITNVVRHSSARSAQVHAWINGGRLVLTVVDDGVGGAEVGNGTGLAGLALRLEALDGRLQVSSPVGGPTEVRMECPVDAG, from the coding sequence ATGAGCCCCTACCCGGACGCGTGGACGGCCGTCCGGGGAAAACCGTGGCGGTTCCTCTTCTCGGTCTGGCCGTGGCGGTCGCTCGCCTACCTCGCCACCACGGTGCCGGTGGGGCTGGCGACCCTGGCCGTGCTGTTCCTCGTGCTCGGGGTCGGCCTGCTGACGCTCGTGGTCGTGGTCGGTCTGCTGGTCCTGGCCGGGGTGCCGCGGGTCGCCACCGTGGTCGCCGAGGTCGAACGACGGCGACTCGGGCTGGTGCTGCCCCATGCGATCCAGCCGCGCTCGAGCACGCTCCGGGAGAGGCTGCGGGCCGGGCGGATCCTTCCCGTCGCCTGGCCGGAGGTCGGGTACGCCGTGCTGCTGGCAACCATCCTCTGGGTGCTCGACGGGGTGGTGCTGAGCTTCGTGATCACCACGCCGGGTGTCTTCCTGCTGGCTCCGTGGCTCGTGGAGATCGACCAGGTCGCGATGTTCGGCTGGCAGATCGAGGGCACCCGCGAGGCCTGGCTCGTGGCCGTCGGCATCGGGCTACCGGCACTGGTCGTGTCGGCGTACGCGATCACGGCGCTGGCGGCCGCGCAGGCCGCGCTCACGCGGCTACTGCTCGACCCGCAGCCAGCTCGGCTGGCGGCGGCGGTGGCCGAGCTGCGCCGCTCCCGCGTCGGCCTCGTCGACGCGTTCGAGAGCGAGCGCCGGCGGATCGAGCGGGACCTCCACGACGGCGTCCAGCAACGGTTGGTCGCGCTGACCATGACCCTCGGCCGGGCCGAGCTCGACGTGCCCGAGGGTCCCGCCCTCGACCTCGTCCGCGAAGCGCACCAGCAGGCCGAGGGAGCGCTGGAGGAGCTGCGGTCCACGGTGCGCGGCATCCACCCGCGGGTGCTGACCGACCACGGGCTCGCGGCGGCGGTGCACGAGATCGCCGACCGCTCGCCGGTCCCGGTGCACACCGAGATCGCTCTCTCCACGCGGCTGCCCGCGCCGGTCGAGACCGCGGCCTACTTCGTGGTCAGCGAGGCGATCACCAACGTCGTGCGGCACTCGTCCGCGCGCTCCGCCCAGGTGCATGCCTGGATCAACGGCGGCAGGCTGGTGCTGACGGTGGTCGACGACGGCGTCGGTGGTGCCGAGGTCGGCAACGGCACCGGCCTGGCGGGACTCGCGCTCCGGCTCGAGGCGCTCGACGGCCGGCTCCAGGTCAGCAGTCCAGTCGGCGGTCCGACGGAGGTGAGGATGGAATGTCCGGTCGACGCAGGCTGA
- a CDS encoding ABC transporter permease: MTSPAEDVDVAAARPQPRRGVSFRDAGPPIALVVIFAVFAALSPEFRSVSNVQNIMDTAAVLGVVTCGITFVLMMGSIDLSAPGIMGASAIAVALMVQNNRNDNDLGLLGIAVAILLAAALGCTSGVALVLLKVPSFMTTLGMSAVGLGLATLMFNGVQPNITDAMLESWAVDRLLGFSYLTWIAVGCVIAGYLIQRYTRLGRYAFAIGGAEEVLSLSGVKVAPYKVAVFTLAGAFYGLAGVMVTSQLGAGLVQAGDGYDFSAITAAVVGGTLLTGGRGGILHSAVGVLLIMVLSNGLVQVGVSPYWQGGVQGLIVVAAVAAAVIPQRRRNQVTK; encoded by the coding sequence ATGACATCCCCCGCCGAGGACGTCGACGTCGCCGCGGCGCGCCCCCAGCCCCGGCGGGGGGTGTCGTTCCGGGACGCCGGTCCCCCGATCGCACTGGTGGTCATCTTCGCCGTGTTCGCGGCGCTGAGTCCCGAGTTCCGCAGTGTCAGCAACGTCCAGAACATCATGGACACCGCCGCGGTCCTGGGCGTCGTCACGTGTGGCATCACCTTCGTGCTGATGATGGGGTCGATCGACCTCTCAGCGCCCGGCATCATGGGGGCGTCCGCGATCGCGGTCGCCCTCATGGTGCAGAACAACCGCAACGACAACGACCTGGGGCTGCTGGGGATCGCGGTCGCGATCCTGCTGGCCGCGGCCCTCGGCTGCACCAGCGGGGTGGCGCTGGTGCTGCTCAAGGTGCCGTCGTTCATGACGACCCTGGGGATGTCGGCCGTCGGGCTCGGTCTCGCGACGCTGATGTTCAACGGCGTCCAGCCCAACATCACCGACGCCATGCTCGAGAGCTGGGCTGTCGACCGCCTCCTCGGGTTCTCCTACCTAACCTGGATCGCCGTCGGGTGTGTCATCGCGGGCTACCTGATCCAGCGCTACACGCGCCTCGGGCGCTACGCGTTCGCGATCGGAGGCGCCGAGGAGGTCCTGTCGCTCTCGGGCGTCAAGGTCGCGCCGTACAAGGTGGCGGTCTTCACCCTCGCGGGCGCGTTCTACGGCCTGGCCGGGGTGATGGTGACCAGCCAGCTCGGTGCCGGTCTCGTGCAGGCCGGTGACGGCTACGACTTCTCCGCCATCACCGCCGCCGTCGTGGGCGGCACCCTGCTGACCGGCGGCCGGGGCGGCATCCTCCACTCCGCCGTGGGCGTGCTCCTGATCATGGTGCTGAGCAACGGCCTGGTGCAGGTCGGCGTCAGCCCCTACTGGCAGGGCGGCGTACAGGGCCTCATCGTCGTCGCCGCGGTGGCAGCCGCGGTCATCCCGCAGCGTCGCAGGAACCAGGTGACCAAGTGA
- the kduI gene encoding 5-dehydro-4-deoxy-D-glucuronate isomerase produces MIQVRYSTSPASVETSTAADLRANYLLEDLFVAGEARGVYTHDDRMVIGAAVPSSGQLELPAWTDVLGAPTHLERRELGVINVGESGHVLVDDEKFELGHLDGIYVGRGREVAFAGVDAAFYFVSATAGASYPTTVLSHDEIEPVAIGTAQAASERHLYRYAWGSDLQTANLQFGVTVIADGSVWNTLPPHLHERRTEVYLYADLAEDERVFHFMGKPGATRHLVMGNRQAVISPPWSIHAGAGTGSYAFIWAMAGENNVYTDLSPVPLEEL; encoded by the coding sequence GTGATTCAGGTTCGATATTCCACATCACCGGCGAGCGTCGAGACCTCGACCGCCGCGGACCTGAGGGCAAACTACCTCCTCGAGGACCTCTTCGTTGCCGGTGAGGCGCGCGGGGTCTACACCCACGACGACCGGATGGTGATCGGCGCAGCGGTGCCGAGCAGCGGCCAGCTGGAGCTCCCGGCCTGGACCGACGTCCTCGGTGCACCCACGCACCTGGAGCGCCGCGAGCTGGGCGTCATCAACGTGGGGGAGTCGGGTCACGTGCTCGTCGACGACGAGAAGTTCGAGCTCGGCCACCTCGACGGCATCTACGTCGGACGGGGCCGCGAGGTCGCGTTCGCCGGCGTCGACGCCGCCTTCTACTTCGTGTCCGCGACCGCCGGCGCGTCGTACCCCACGACGGTGCTGAGCCACGACGAGATCGAGCCGGTGGCCATCGGGACCGCGCAGGCAGCCAGCGAGCGTCACCTCTACCGCTACGCCTGGGGCTCGGACCTCCAGACCGCGAACCTGCAGTTCGGGGTGACCGTCATCGCCGACGGCTCGGTGTGGAACACGCTGCCGCCGCACCTGCACGAACGCCGCACGGAGGTCTACCTCTACGCCGACCTGGCCGAGGACGAGCGGGTCTTCCACTTCATGGGCAAGCCCGGCGCGACCCGCCACCTGGTGATGGGCAACCGGCAGGCGGTCATCTCGCCGCCGTGGTCCATCCACGCTGGTGCCGGCACCGGCTCCTACGCCTTCATCTGGGCGATGGCCGGCGAGAACAACGTCTACACCGACCTGTCCCCGGTGCCGCTGGAGGAACTGTGA
- a CDS encoding ABC transporter ATP-binding protein has protein sequence MSNTLSPPVTDTSIAVALDGITRTYRSRSGNVQALQGVTHAFTKGTFTAVMGPSGSGKSTLLQVAAGLDRPTRGDVTVAGRILSQLGQTELTRLRRTSMGFVFQAYNLLDALTAYDNVALPARLAGIRVDRAAVLGALDQVGLHGLATRRPPELSGGQQQRVAIARALHTRPAVLFADEPTGALDRSSGRQVLELLRSLTDDHGQTVVMVTHDPLAASYAHGVLFLADGQIVGRLHQADATSIAAAMSELER, from the coding sequence ATGTCCAACACACTCTCTCCTCCGGTCACCGACACCTCGATCGCGGTCGCCCTGGATGGCATCACCCGCACCTACCGGTCCCGATCCGGCAACGTGCAGGCCCTGCAGGGCGTCACCCACGCCTTCACGAAGGGCACCTTCACCGCAGTGATGGGGCCGTCCGGATCTGGGAAGTCCACCCTCCTCCAGGTCGCGGCCGGACTCGACCGACCCACCCGCGGCGACGTCACGGTCGCCGGCCGCATCCTGTCCCAGCTCGGCCAGACCGAGCTGACCCGGTTGCGGCGCACCTCCATGGGCTTCGTGTTCCAGGCCTACAACCTCCTCGACGCACTGACGGCGTACGACAACGTGGCGCTGCCGGCCCGCCTGGCAGGCATCCGGGTCGACCGCGCCGCCGTGCTCGGGGCGCTCGACCAGGTGGGACTGCACGGCCTGGCCACGCGTCGGCCGCCGGAGCTCTCGGGTGGTCAGCAGCAGCGGGTCGCCATCGCGCGGGCCCTGCACACCCGGCCCGCTGTGCTGTTCGCCGACGAACCGACCGGAGCCCTCGACCGCAGCTCCGGACGCCAGGTGCTCGAGCTGCTGCGGTCCCTCACTGACGACCACGGCCAGACGGTCGTGATGGTCACCCACGACCCGCTGGCGGCGTCGTACGCGCACGGCGTGCTGTTCCTCGCCGACGGCCAGATCGTCGGCCGCCTGCACCAGGCCGATGCCACCAGCATCGCCGCGGCGATGAGCGAGCTCGAGCGATGA